A single region of the Pan troglodytes isolate AG18354 chromosome 18, NHGRI_mPanTro3-v2.0_pri, whole genome shotgun sequence genome encodes:
- the MC1R gene encoding melanocyte-stimulating hormone receptor (The RefSeq protein has 1 substitution compared to this genomic sequence), translating into MAVQGSQRRLLGSLNSTPTAIPQLGLAANQTGARCLEVSIPDGLFLSLGLVSLVENMLVVATIAKNRNLHSPMYCFICCLALSDLLVSGSNVLETAVILLLEAGALVARAAVLQQVDNVIDVITCSSMLSSLCFLGAIAVDRYISIFYALRYHSIVTLPRARRAIAAIWVASVLFSTLFIAYCDHTAVLLCLVVFFLAVLVLMAVLYVHMLARACQHAQGIARLHKRQRPVHQGFGLKGAVTLTILLGIFFLCWGPFFLHLTLIXLCPEHPTCGCIFKNFNLFLALIICNAIIDPLIYAFHSQELRRTLKEVLTCSW; encoded by the coding sequence ATGGCTGTGCAGGGATCCCAGAGAAGACTCCTGGGCTCCCTCAACTCCACCCCCACAGCCATCCCCCAGCTGGGGCTGGCTGCCAACCAGACAGGAGCCCGGTGCCTGGAGGTGTCCATCCCTGACGGGCTCTTCCTCAGCCTGGGGCTGGTGAGCTTGGTGGAGAACATGCTGGTGGTGGCCACCATCGCCAAGAACCGGAACCTGCACTCACCCATGTACTGCTTCATCTGCTGCCTGGCCCTGTCGGACCTGCTGGTGAGTGGGAGCAACGTGCTGGAGACGGCCGTCATCCTCCTGCTGGAGGCCGGTGCACTGGTGGCCCGGGCTGCGGTGCTGCAGCAGGTGGACAATGTCATTGACGTGATCACCTGCAGCTCCATGCTgtccagcctctgcttcctgggcgcCATCGCCGTGGACCGCTACATCTCCATCTTCTACGCACTGCGCTACCACAGCATCGTGACCCTGCCGCGGGCGCGGCGAGCCATCGCGGCCATCTGGGTGGCCAGTGTCCTCTTCAGCACGCTCTTCATCGCCTACTGCGACCACACGGCCGTCCTGCTGTGCCTCGTGGTCTTCTTCCTGGCTGTGCTGGTGCTCATGGCGGTGCTGTACGTCCACATGCTGGCCCGggcctgccagcacgcccaggGCATCGCCCGCCTCCACAAGAGGCAGCGCCCGGTCCACCAGGGCTTTGGCCTTAAAGGCGCTGTCACCCTCACCATCCTGCTGGGCATTTTCTTCCTCTGCTGGGGCCCCTTCTTCCTGCATCTCACACTCATCGTCCTCTGCCCCGAGCACCCCACGTGCGGCTGCATCTTCAAGAACTTCAACCTCTTTCTCGCCCTCATCATCTGCAATGCCATCATCGACCCCCTCATCTACGCCTTCCACAGCCAGGAGCTCCGCAGGACGCTCAAGGAGGTGCTGACGTGCTCCTGGTGA